GCGAGTGAAATGAGCGACAATCCCGGCCGCAAGCGGCGCATCCTGGTGGTAGACGATGAGCCCAGGATGATCCACTTCATCCGTCTCAACCTCGATCACGATGGCTTCGATGTCGCCGAAGGCTCCTCCGGAATGCAGGCCCTCTCCCAGCTCCGCGACCGGCTCCCCGACCTCGTTCTGCTTGATGTGATGATGCCCGACCTGGACGGCTTTGAGACCCTCCGTCTCATTCGCGAGATCTCGACCGTGCCGGTGATCATGCTGACCGCCAAGGGCGAGGAGGACGACCGGGTGCGCGGGCTTGAACTCGGGGCGGACGACTACATCACCAAGCCCTTTAGTCCGCGGGAGTTGGTCAGCCGGGTCCGGGCCGTCCTGCGCCGCGTCGAGGCTCCCGGGGCTTCGGCCCACGAAGTGATCGAGGTCGACGACCGGCTGAGGTTCGACTTCGACCGCCGCGAGGTCTGGGTCGATGGCGAACTGGTCCGGCTGCGGCCCACCGAGTTCAAATTGCTGTACCATCTGGTCCAGAACGCGGGCTGGGTTGTGGCGCATGATCAACTCCTGGCAAAGGTCTGGGGGTACGAGTACCGCCAAGAAACCCATTATCTGCGGCTGTACATCAACTACTTGCGCCAGAAGCTCGAAAGAGACCCCGCTCACCCACAGTACATCCTCACTGAACGCGGCGTCGGATACCGGTTCGTCGACTTCCGACGACAGACCGCCCGCTGACAGCCGTCCAACCCGTCGTTGACGTCCCTCCGACGCAGGCTGGGAATTCCCAGGTCAGGTGAAAGACGCAGGCTTGGGAGGCGAGCCATGTCTGGACGGACGGGCCGGGATCCCTTCCGCCAGATGCTGTCCATCCGCAGCAAACTGGACCGCCGCCTGGAAGACTGGGAGCGCCCGTCGCGCCGCCAGGCGCGAGTCGCAGCACCACCGCTGAACTTGCTGCAGACCCCGGAAGACTTCATCGTGCGCGTGAAGCTGCCGAGGGTCAAGCCTGAGGACATCGAGAACTCCGTGACGGGAGATGCCCTCAATGCCCGGGGCGAGATCGAGTCGGAGCAGGAGAAGGACAACTGCCGCTCCCCTCTGCGCGAGCTGCGCCACGGCTCTTCCGCCCGGTCGGTTGCCTTGCCCGCACCCCCCGTGGGCGACAAGGCCCAGGCCCGCTTCCAGGACGGCGTGCGGACTCTGGCCCTGCCCAAGGCCGAGCGGGTCAGGCCCAAGATGATCCCCGTGAAGGCCGCGTAGCTCGCACCCCCGCTTCGCCAACCTCAAGGTCCGGCAGCCTGGCGGGCCCGCGCCCCCCAGGCTGTACACCCATTGCCAGGCGCATACGCCGGCCGTCCAGCCGGAAGGCTGGCAGCTCATCCGGCGAACAGGTAGAATTGCACCGGGGTGACAAGCCGACCATGAGCCGACAGAGAATCCTGCTGGTGGATGACCATGAAGTTGTCCGAGTCGGGCTGCGCACCCTGCTGGAGCAGCATCCCAACTTCGAAGTCGTCGCCGAAGCCGCAACTGCCCACGAAGCCATTGACCGCACGCAGTCGCATGCTCCAGACGTGGTCGTGATGGACATCCGCTTAAAGGGCGGATCCGGCATCGAGGCCTGTCAGGAGATCACCACCCGATTCCCGGAGACCAAGGTCATCATGTTGACCTCCTACGCAGAGGATGAGATGCTCTTCTCGGCGATCCGGGCCGGAGCAGCAGGCTATGTGCTCAAGCAGATCGGCCGCGATGATCTGGTGCGGGCGATCGAAGCCGTCGGCCGGGGCGAGGCCCTGCTCGACCCAGCCGTCACTCAGCGCGTTTTCCAGGAAGTGCGCAAGGCCGCACGCGAGGAAGAAGCCTCCGCCTTCGCCGAGCTGACTCAGCAAGAAATGCACGTCCTGCAGCTGGTCTCCGAGGGGCGCACCAACCGGCAGATCGCCGAGATGCTCTACCTCGGCGAAGGCACGGTGCGCAACTACGTCAGCAGCATCCTGTCCAAGCTCAACGTGCGCAACCGGGCGGAAGCAGCCGCCTATGCGGTCGAACACAACCTGAAGGACTACCTCTAGACCGGGCTGCGCCGGGGGGCTTGCTCCGGCCTCCAGCTTCCCCCAGCCGGGACGAATGGACCCGAGCGCCCAACATTGCCGGGAAACGTAGGCGACCCAGGCTCGCAGGCGGCGCTCGCCTTCGCCTGGGTCGAGGGTTGTCTGCCCGGAGCGATGGCCCGTGCCACCGCCTGGCTACAAGACGGGCTGTGGCCGCCCTTGGCTCGACCAGTCTTCGTGCTGCTGGCTGGCTTCGTAGACCAGGCCTGAGGTCCAATCCTGCACGGATTCCTCCAGCTTCATCAGCAGCACCAATCGGCGGGCGATCCGCGATACCCGGTCTCCGGCCTCGGTGCACAGCTCTTCCAGCAGAATGGCGTCCTCAGGCCGAATCCTGGCAGTAGCCCGCCGGGCCTCATCTCGCAAGCGCTGGCTGCAGATCATGCGAAACGCCTCTGGGCTGTCGGTCGAGAGCAGCTGCCCGGCATCCACCCCAAAACCTGAGAGGGCCTCGGCCAGGTCTTGCCGGATCGTCATCCCCTCCCGCATCAAGGACTTACGGGTGGTGCGAACTTCCTCCAGGACCTCCCGCATCACGCCCAGCGAGGAGGAACCTGCCAGCACCAAGCCTTTCAGCAGGTCATAGAACAGCGCCGGATCGCCTTGATCGAGGCACTGCCCGATCAGCTGCTCCGCCTCCATGCGGACGTAGGCCCGCTCGGCAAAAGTCAGCAGTTCATCTAGCGGCCGGCTCACTCACTCTCCCTTCGCCCATGCTCACCGCACGGGCACAACCCGCGCAACAGATCCCAGGTGTAGATCCCATGGCTGTGGCCATCCTTCCACACCAGTTGCAATGCGTAGTTGCCAACCATCTCCATCGAAGCCAGCTCCGCTGACCGCGTCTCCACCATCGGCAGTTCGAGCATGTCCGGCGAGCCCGGCTTCCCCATCCCAGCATGCCCACCGCGGCACTCGGCGCACGGGCAGGCGGCGCGCAGGCCACGCAGCGGGTAGCGGCTGGGGTGCCCGTCTTCCCAGTCGATCTCGAGCACCCCCTTGGACCGGGAAGCCCGGATCGCCTTCGGCTTGAGGGTCATGCGTTCTCCAACTGCGAGGATGATAGCCTCGCTTCGCCGATTGGACAATCAGCCCCCCGCAGGCTGCAGGTACTCCGCCACCCCCCAGCCGTATTTGCTGTTGTCGTAGGGGTTGACGAGGTACCACCAGCTCTGCCCGTCGGCCTCGCTCGGTCCGTCGCGGATCTCGAAGACCTCGTTCTCGACCGCGATCAGGTTGGTTGCAGATTGCAGGCCAGGGGCTGCCCGCAGCCGGAGCCCGTCGGCGCCAGTGCCAATGACTTCGACCAGCATCCCCTCGGCGACCGAGGCTCCGGAGGGGATGCCGCCAGGCTGAGCCGTCGGCGTCTGCGCCGCCGCCTGGGTTGGTGCCGGGGTTGGGGTTGCGGTGACGGTGGGCAGGGGAATCACGGTCAGGGCAGGCGTTGTGGGCGCCACAGGGGCGGCCGAAATCCGCACGGCCAACAAGGCCGCTCCCCCGAAACCGCACCCGAGCAGGAGACCGACGAGAATCCAGCCTGCAAGAGCTCTTAGGGTGACCGAGGGCCGAACTGCAGACATGCCAGGGCTACGGGAGGAAGAAGAAGGCCAGAGCCAGGATGAGATACAGCGTCACCAGCACGGCGCCTTCAAGCCAGTTGGCCTCGCCGTCCAGCGCAACCAGGGTCGCAATGATCCCGGCTCCGACGAGAGCGATGAGCTCAAACGGATTGAACACCAAGGTCAGCGGGTTTCCTATCACCAGGCTGGCGAACACCAGGAACGGCACCACGAACAGGGCGATCTGCAGACTCGATCCGACGGCGATCTCCATGCTCAGGCTCATCTGCTTCTTGAGCGCCACACTCACGGCGACCATGTGTTCGGCGGCATTCCCAATCAAAGGCACCAGGATCACACCCAGGAAGAACTCTGAGACCCCCCAGGCAGCCACCACCGCTTCGACCTGCGCTACGAGGATCTCGCTAAGCCACACGACTCCGGCGGTTGCCAGCCCCAACACCACCAAGGCCCCCCGCAGCGACCAACCGGGATCGTGCACCACGGCCTCAGCCGAACTCCGGGTGAGGGGATCAGTCTGGCCGTGGAACACATTGACCAATCCCAGCAGGTAGATCACCAGCATCAGCCCGGCCACACCCAGGCTGAGGTATTCGACGGCCATCGCATCTTCAATCCCCTGGCTGCCCTGGACGAAGAGCGAGGGAACCGTCAGGGCTATCACGGCCAGCAGCAGCAGGATCGAGTCGCTGGCGGCCTTGCGGCGGTCGAAGCTCATGTCCCCGTTGCGGATGCACCCGGCCAGCATGCTGATCCCGAGCACCAGCAGCAGGTTGCCCAGAATCGAACCGGTGATCGAGGCCTTGACCAGCTCGAGCAGTCCGGCCCGGATGGCGGCAATGCAGATAATGAGCTCGGCGGCGTTCCCCAGCGTGGCGTTCAGCAGGCCGCCGATGCGGGGTCCGGTGTAGGCGGCCAGCGATTCTGTGCCCTCGCCAATCAGGCCCGCCATCGGGATCATGGCCAGCGCGGCCGCCGCCAGGATGGCGGTCGGCGATGCCGCCGCGCCGCTCAGGATGCCGGCGGCCGGGGCCAGGATCAGAAGCCAGTACAGCGGATTCCGAGCCAGACGCCGCAGGGTCGGGCGACTCATCTGCCCCCGGCTCCTTGCGCCGACTCTGCAGAAAACAGGTCGGCCGCGCCGGTTGCGGGTACGAGCACCCGAAGACGCCGCTCGCGAACCTTGAAGCGCAAGGGCCAATCCAGGTGGACCGGCTCGCCATCCATTTGCAGAACGGGCGCCTCACTCGCCTCGAAGGTTGCCTCCCTAGCCTGGAAATGCACAATCCCCGGGGCGTCCAGATGCGTTCGGGTGAGCACATAGGACAGCCGCATCACAACGTCGAGCAACCTCCGCCCGCTGATCAACCAGAAATCCAGCAGTCCGTCATCGACCTTGGCATCTGGAGACAACTCGAGCACACCCCCAGCATAGGTGCGGATGTTGCTGGCCACCGCGACCACGAAGCGATCCTGCCAGACTCGCTCACCGCTCGTGACCCGTATGTCGATCCCGGACCAGCCCAACGCCTCCCACACGCCAAGCGCGGCGTACCGCAGGATCCCGAAGGCTTTCTCAAAGCGGTCGCGAGGTTCGATCGAATCGACAAGCTTGGCGTCCAACCCAACCCCAGCCCAGAGCAGGAAGGCCCGATCGTTGCACTCACCAACGTCGACCAGACGGACGGTGCCCTTGGCCAGGAGCTCGGCCGCATTCTCCAAGGCGAACCAATGCGTCCAGTCTAGCCGGCGCATGCCGAGTTCGGCTGCCCAAACGTTGGCAGTCCCGGCCGGCAGCACGCCGAGGATGGTAGCGGACCCGGCCAGAACGGCGGCCACGGTCCCGACCGAGCCGTCGCCGCCGGCCACGAAGACAGCCTCCAGCGAGGCTTCCACGGCCTCCTGGGCGATCACGTGCGGCGGCCGGCCGA
The Anaerolineales bacterium genome window above contains:
- a CDS encoding response regulator transcription factor, which codes for MSDNPGRKRRILVVDDEPRMIHFIRLNLDHDGFDVAEGSSGMQALSQLRDRLPDLVLLDVMMPDLDGFETLRLIREISTVPVIMLTAKGEEDDRVRGLELGADDYITKPFSPRELVSRVRAVLRRVEAPGASAHEVIEVDDRLRFDFDRREVWVDGELVRLRPTEFKLLYHLVQNAGWVVAHDQLLAKVWGYEYRQETHYLRLYINYLRQKLERDPAHPQYILTERGVGYRFVDFRRQTAR
- a CDS encoding Hsp20/alpha crystallin family protein, which codes for MSGRTGRDPFRQMLSIRSKLDRRLEDWERPSRRQARVAAPPLNLLQTPEDFIVRVKLPRVKPEDIENSVTGDALNARGEIESEQEKDNCRSPLRELRHGSSARSVALPAPPVGDKAQARFQDGVRTLALPKAERVRPKMIPVKAA
- a CDS encoding response regulator transcription factor, producing MSRQRILLVDDHEVVRVGLRTLLEQHPNFEVVAEAATAHEAIDRTQSHAPDVVVMDIRLKGGSGIEACQEITTRFPETKVIMLTSYAEDEMLFSAIRAGAAGYVLKQIGRDDLVRAIEAVGRGEALLDPAVTQRVFQEVRKAAREEEASAFAELTQQEMHVLQLVSEGRTNRQIAEMLYLGEGTVRNYVSSILSKLNVRNRAEAAAYAVEHNLKDYL
- a CDS encoding DUF971 domain-containing protein, which gives rise to MTLKPKAIRASRSKGVLEIDWEDGHPSRYPLRGLRAACPCAECRGGHAGMGKPGSPDMLELPMVETRSAELASMEMVGNYALQLVWKDGHSHGIYTWDLLRGLCPCGEHGRRESE
- the cax gene encoding calcium/proton exchanger — encoded protein: MSRPTLRRLARNPLYWLLILAPAAGILSGAAASPTAILAAAALAMIPMAGLIGEGTESLAAYTGPRIGGLLNATLGNAAELIICIAAIRAGLLELVKASITGSILGNLLLVLGISMLAGCIRNGDMSFDRRKAASDSILLLLAVIALTVPSLFVQGSQGIEDAMAVEYLSLGVAGLMLVIYLLGLVNVFHGQTDPLTRSSAEAVVHDPGWSLRGALVVLGLATAGVVWLSEILVAQVEAVVAAWGVSEFFLGVILVPLIGNAAEHMVAVSVALKKQMSLSMEIAVGSSLQIALFVVPFLVFASLVIGNPLTLVFNPFELIALVGAGIIATLVALDGEANWLEGAVLVTLYLILALAFFFLP
- a CDS encoding diacylglycerol kinase family lipid kinase, which encodes MSSALLIYNPAAGRFPAGPLLDRAVRVLTEAGWDVAVVKSSVGRPPHVIAQEAVEASLEAVFVAGGDGSVGTVAAVLAGSATILGVLPAGTANVWAAELGMRRLDWTHWFALENAAELLAKGTVRLVDVGECNDRAFLLWAGVGLDAKLVDSIEPRDRFEKAFGILRYAALGVWEALGWSGIDIRVTSGERVWQDRFVVAVASNIRTYAGGVLELSPDAKVDDGLLDFWLISGRRLLDVVMRLSYVLTRTHLDAPGIVHFQAREATFEASEAPVLQMDGEPVHLDWPLRFKVRERRLRVLVPATGAADLFSAESAQGAGGR